From Streptomyces sp. NBC_00775, one genomic window encodes:
- the folC gene encoding bifunctional tetrahydrofolate synthase/dihydrofolate synthase, whose translation MSDLPSNHGSESDEPAPSDPLGLFDEIVAEETDRDPDLAVIAAGSRTLRTQGDPDRQQADVPARPTDPEVDKALREVEAELASRWGETKLEPSVSRIAALVDVLGEPQRAYPSIHITGTNGKTSTARMIEALLGAFDLRTGRYTSPHVQSITERISLDGAPISAERFIETYNDIKPYVEMVDGQQEYRLSFFEVLTGMAYAAFADAPVDVAVVEVGMGGSWDATNVIDADVAVVTPIDLDHTDRLGETPGEIAQEKAGIVKQDATVILAQQPVDAAQVLLKKAVEVDATVAREGLEFGVVARQVAVGGQLLTLRGLGGEYEEVFLPLHGAYQAHNAAVALAAVEAFFGIGSAHTQGLDIDNVRKAFASVTTPGRLEVVRRSPTVVLDAAHNPAGARATAEAVSEVFDFSRLIGVVGASGDKNVRGLLEAFEPIFAEVVVTQNSSHRAMDTDELAGIAVEIFGEDRVQVEPRLDDALEAAITLAEEEGEYAGGGVLVTGSVITVGEARLLLGRG comes from the coding sequence GTGAGCGACCTCCCCTCGAACCACGGCAGTGAGTCAGACGAGCCGGCCCCCAGCGACCCACTCGGTCTCTTTGACGAGATCGTCGCGGAAGAGACCGACCGCGACCCCGACCTCGCGGTGATCGCAGCCGGCAGCCGCACCCTGCGCACCCAGGGCGACCCGGACCGGCAACAGGCGGACGTCCCCGCCCGCCCCACCGACCCTGAGGTCGACAAGGCACTGCGCGAGGTCGAGGCGGAGCTCGCGAGCCGCTGGGGCGAGACCAAGCTGGAGCCGTCCGTCAGCCGGATCGCCGCGCTGGTGGACGTCCTCGGGGAGCCGCAGCGCGCGTACCCCTCGATCCACATCACGGGCACGAACGGCAAGACCTCCACCGCCCGCATGATCGAGGCCCTGCTCGGCGCCTTCGACCTGCGCACGGGCCGGTACACCAGCCCCCACGTGCAGTCGATCACCGAGCGGATCAGCCTCGACGGGGCGCCGATCTCCGCCGAGCGGTTCATCGAGACGTACAACGACATCAAGCCGTACGTGGAGATGGTCGACGGCCAGCAGGAGTACCGGCTGTCCTTCTTCGAGGTGCTCACGGGCATGGCGTACGCCGCCTTCGCCGACGCGCCCGTCGACGTCGCCGTCGTCGAGGTCGGCATGGGCGGCAGCTGGGACGCCACCAACGTCATCGACGCGGACGTCGCCGTCGTCACGCCCATCGATCTCGACCACACCGACCGGCTCGGCGAGACCCCGGGCGAGATCGCGCAGGAGAAGGCCGGCATCGTCAAGCAGGACGCCACCGTTATCCTGGCGCAGCAGCCGGTCGACGCGGCCCAGGTGCTGCTGAAGAAGGCCGTCGAGGTGGACGCGACCGTGGCCCGGGAGGGCCTGGAGTTCGGCGTCGTCGCCCGGCAGGTCGCCGTCGGCGGGCAGTTGCTCACCCTGCGCGGGCTCGGCGGCGAGTACGAGGAAGTCTTCCTTCCGCTGCACGGCGCCTACCAGGCGCACAACGCCGCCGTGGCGCTGGCCGCGGTCGAGGCGTTCTTCGGCATCGGCTCCGCGCACACCCAGGGCCTCGACATCGACAACGTGCGGAAGGCCTTCGCCTCCGTCACCACGCCGGGCCGCCTGGAGGTCGTACGCCGCTCGCCGACCGTCGTCCTGGACGCCGCGCACAACCCGGCGGGCGCCCGCGCCACTGCCGAGGCCGTGAGCGAGGTCTTCGACTTCAGCCGGCTGATCGGGGTCGTCGGCGCGAGCGGCGACAAGAACGTACGAGGGCTGCTCGAAGCCTTCGAGCCGATCTTCGCCGAGGTCGTCGTCACGCAGAACTCCAGTCATCGCGCGATGGACACGGACGAGCTGGCCGGGATCGCCGTCGAGATCTTCGGCGAGGACCGGGTGCAGGTCGAGCCCCGGCTCGACGACGCGCTGGAGGCGGCGATCACCCTCGCCGAGGAAGAGGGCGAGTATGCGGGCGGTGGCGTCCTCGTCACCGGTTCCGTCATCACCGTCGG